The genomic interval CTATTAAATCTAtttcaattgaccgatttccttatatggactataactcagtaaaactTTGAATGTTAAGTTAATATTTGTCCATAAAGACTTGTGCTTGTAGACCAATGAGAACATAACTCTTCATTGATGAGGTAAACATAATTCATATCATCCAACTTCTACAGACTTGAAGGAACCAAACAAATTATTGACAGATGCCATTTTGTAATTAAAATTGAGTACACTTAAAACCCCAGTGAACCTCCATGGTAAACGAGTCAGTCAAAAGATCTACATGTGCTTTAGTGGCTGACCTTGGAGATCTTGGGGATCTTGGTGGGGTCGATTGTCCTGCTGTTCTTGGTCATAGGCACAGTGTTCCAAGTCTCGTCTCTCTGTTGCACacgctgctccctctgctgctccctttgctgttctctctgctgctgttgttgctctGGAGGACAGAGGAAACACACACAGGAAGGATAACATGTCAACAGGTTTTTAAAGACAAATCAAATAGTGCCCCAGGTTTGAGAGAATACTGTGGGGTGAGTTGACAGATGGGATAGTAGGGGAACTTTCTGACCACTGTGGGCCACTGTAGTGTCTCCGTCTGCAGGCTATGGGGAGGGAATGCCAGTGTAGCTCTAAGCCTTAGAGGATGTAGCCCATGGGCCTGGCTGACCTGGCCTTCTCTTGGTGTCCTTGGAAAGCAGCTGCTGGTGCaccttcctctgctcctcctgctcctcgaTCTTGGCCTCTTTGTGGATCTGCTCGATGGTCTTGGGGCCCTGGTCAGCTCTCCTGGACACCCAGTTGTGCTGTTGGAAAGAGCAGTGTTAGACTTGCGCAAGGAGTTCCCTCAGAGAGACAATCTGGTGTTTTTAATTACTGAACTGCGTACAACACAATTAGCCTACAGTCAAGGAGCCCCAACGGCACAGCAGTATTTTGTTGATGGCTATGCATGCAGAATTTTTTATTCTATGCTCAAATCTAACTGATTACAGTCTGTTGTTTTCTTCCTCAGAGTGAATTACTGGTCTGCTCAGGGAGCCCGTGTGAAGAACTGAAAATTAGAATTTGTTTTCTCCTATTTattgtaatacattttttttttttttttaccctcacTGGTGGGCTGAGCTGCACAGACAGCACACAACCACAAGGCTTGagtatgcgcacacacacacacacacacacacacacacacacacacacacacacactcaccaatcGGAGGTCTATCACGTCCTGCAGCATAAACCGTATCCGAGACGATGTCTTCCGTTCCTTAACAATTTTCTCCATCTGATTGAAATACTGATCCATGCGAGGCTAtgacaagaaagagagagataaagggtcATTGCAAAGTGATGTATGAATACAATATTCTCACTATTCACTCCAGTGGACAGCCAGACACTCATGTCATTTCATTCCACTCCATTTTAcaattcagtgtgatatagtaTTGCCTCAAAGTAAACTGAGCAGTTTGGGAGCAGGTACAACAAAAGCCTTTTTTCTTAGCCTATAAAACACAGACTACTAAATGTGATTTCCTGTCTCAGTGTTAAATGTGCCAGATATACACCATTACAGCATTTGTAAATATGAGGACCACAGAGAGTCTTAAAACTCTGGTAGAGCCCAAAGAGGGTGAACACTGGTACGTGTGTAGGAGTCTTTCCTTTGGCCAGCAGCAGGTTAAAACAGGTCAGACAACAGCAGGCGTGTGAGCAGTGAGATGTCTCCTCACCAACGTCCCGCCAGGCCTCAGGGGCTTCCACATACGACCAGCTGGAAGTCATTTAAGCTCCCTCCCCATGGCTCACCTTGGCCTTCTCAAAGTCCAGGTCCTTGCCGATGGTGGTGAGCAGCCTGCAAAGGCACTCCAGCGATTCCTCGTCATGGTTCTTCAGCAGCTTGACCACGCAGTCGTGCATGATGGCCTCTGTCAGCATCTTGAGCTTGAACAGCTCCCCGATGAACTTGATGTTCCCTATGGAGCGCCGGCGGGCCTTGTCCTTGGCCTCCTCCAGCTCTAACCGTAGTCTCTCTTGATCACTGGACTAGAGAGGAAATGGAGAGTAGATTGTCAGAACTAAGTAACTAGCAACAGCTAACAATGAGCCCCCACTAACTCTCCACAATACATCAGTCCCATACAATTCTCTCCTCTATATTCCCCTACTACAAGGTGACAGACAGATTAGTGAtctgggtagtgtgtgtgtgtgtggggtttagGTACCTGTGCAGAGTCAAGTTCCTTCTGTTTCCTTTCAAACACCACGTCATCCACCTTGTCCCGCTCAAACTCCTTCTGACAACGGTTGAGCAGCAGTTTGCGGAAGTTCACTGTGGTTCCGGGTTTGTCCGTCATGGGCACTTTGAGCTGGAGAATAACAGAGGTAACAAGCTATTTGGTTAGAGGTACAGAGATATAGGGGAAAGAGCAGAGTAAAGAAAAACTGAGAATTGAATGGGAGATGAGGTCTAGAAAGAGTGAAAGGGGGCAGAAATATACCGTTAGGGACATTTTGCTGAATGTTTATGGGGCTTAAGAGGCCCCATGTACAGTTTATATTTTGATGTTGACTAGCAGCATTCAGAGGAACCACAGATAATCATGTCTGAACAATAGTGAGCTGAGCTTAACATACCGTGGTGAGGCAGCGACACATGTTCCCGTAGGCCACAGAGAAGCCGGGCTCGTCGATGGCCTTCTCAAAGACCAGGTCGATGACGCCCTTGAGGCGCTCCTCCGTGTCGATGGTGAGGTCCGTCACCTGCTTCATCAGCTGGTTGAACATCTGAGGCGTCAGTTTGTTGAGGATACTGCGCACCTTCCGGAAGAGCTCCTGGCAGGGCAACAACATCATCATAATTTATTGATGTAAGAATTCACTCACTTCATTTGATCTTCGGTCTCTTGACAACTCCTTGGTCACAATATCTCTTTCCCGTGTGGAGTCACTGCTGAAGAAACTCAACATCTTGTGGTTGAGTAGGGTGTGCGTTTTTGATTtgactgtgtgggtgtgtctgggtGTAAGATGAAAGGTTTGGCTCCTACCTGTGTTATAATGACCTCAGGGTCATCTGATGGCCCCGCCCTCTTCATGCCGGGTTTCCAGGCATTCTCAGCCTTCTTCAGTTGCACCTCTTCATTCGCCGACACGTTCAGGATAATCTTCCTGGGCGGGGGCCGCCGGGCACCACTCCCCATGTTCATCATCTGCTGGAGAGTGGAGAACAACATGTCACTTCTACAGCTCGccaccaacaccacacacatcaccAAGACTTGTTTGCTGAAGTCTAATTCACAActtcccttgaatgagtatgacTTAGGGAAATTAGTAATCCCTAGTAAACAAACGAGATGCAAATAATTCCCCATGATTCATTTATCTCACTATGATACCAGCCCAGCGATGATGTTGTTCATTACTATACCAGAAGAAAtattctgtgagtgtgtgtgcgagcgacagccagagagagagcgcgagtcaGTGAGCGAGAGAGAAGTAACAAAAAGAAGAGACATTATTTGAGAAAGAGATTGGTGTTTGTGTCGGGCGGAGGGGTAGTAATTACGTGAGCCTGGGAGTGAGTGTGACTCACTGCAGCTCCGCCGCGTCCTCCACTCATCTGTCTGCCAAAGTCAGCAAAGGCCGGTGTGAAGTCAGGGCCTCGGGAGATCACCCTGGATTCTACCGCCCGGGTTGGCAGCTTGTTTTGGTTTATCTgcagagacacacagggagagagcgcGATGGACAGTGAGACAGCTGACCAGCAGGGGGAGCAGTGATCCTTTAACACTGTGGGCCTAGCCATATGGGGAGAGCAGTGGCTGTGGCCTGGTCCAGAAACAACACCCTACTAGCCCTGATTCCCTAAGCACTTCTGGAGATCTGAAAGGACGATAGGTATAATCAATATGGTGAAAGTTTTACCAAGCCTATCAGGGGGTACTACCATATTGCGTAGATCTATCACCTCCTTTCAGATCTACATGAAGTGCCTGAGGTAGGGGCTGGAATCGGGCCTACCACTGGGGCAAAAGAGACAGGTCAGACCCAGCTACTTTCAGGTCCATCCACTGTTGTCCACTGAGAGGTGGTGGATTCCCAATCCTAGTCTTAGTTCGCCACTGTGTATGCTGTTTTATGTGTATCAGCTATGCATTTGATAAATTCTGTTTAACAAATTTGGTGACTGGCGCAGTGAGTGAAGTCAGAACCACATGTGGAAGGAGGACTGAAGGGAACATTGTGAGGGAAGGGGGAGAACAACTCCAGCGCTCTCAGCTGTCATTGACTTCCCTTAGTACTCTCCTCCAGTGAACATTTTCTCAGGGAGAAAAATATGACTCCCAGGGACTGTACATCAATCGTTGCCAGTCTATTGCTCCTTTTCTGGGGCTGAATTATCAACACTGCCAAGTGTGACATAATAGCTATGTGATTTTAAACAAAACAGGATGTCTATGGGCTAGCCGCTATTGGCTCGGTCAGAGTGCAGCAGAGGGAGATGAACTTACCAGAAGCATATCATTTCATAATGAATAGTTAAAAAAATGACATTGGGCCATGTATTTACTAAAGGGATCAAATAAAGCTACCCACACCGTTTGCTCCATACAAATAACCCCTTCACTTGAGAGCTTTTTTCAAAAGCAACTTACTTTGCTAACATCTTACACTATCCATTTATAGTCCTGAATATTTTTTGTGGGGTTTAGGGCCTTGCTCACAGCTAACTCATTCTGACCACTAGGTTGAAGCTCTGCTCAGCCCACTCTTCACACACCTTGTCCAGCACAACGTCACTGATCTGAGGCAGCCCATCTGGCTTCTGTGTACAGGCAGCCATGAACTGAAAGCCCAGCAGGAAGTCCCGTTTGTACTGACGCTTCCCATTAGTCTCCAGATCTGAGGAAACAACAAGATAGAGGTGAGGAAAACAGCCCTGCTCATCTCATACTGTGCAAAGGTTGTATGACTGTTGATAGTGAAAACTAAGCGAGAGACACTACTGAATAATAACCACCCCCTACCTTCATGGAAGAGGTCTGGGGGTGCTCCAGTGGAGCCCTCATTGTCCCCAGGGGTGGCCCCGCTGTCACTGCTCTCCGTCTCCGAGGTGTGTCCTGCTCCGTTCCTCATGGGCTCAGCCTCCCCGTTTTCCTCAGGGGCTGGgggcctctcctctgcctccaggGCTGAGGGtgctgttgagggagggggagaggtgctGCAGCTCCTGGCGGGTGGCAGGGCCTGGTCTCCAGCAGCCTCTTCCAAAGGCTTGAGCTCCTCCTGGGGGATGGAGGGGAAGCAGAGGGGGTGAGATAGAGGGACAGAGCTGCCTTCACAGAGTCGGATGGGAACACTGATCATGATGGATAACTCCTTGCCAACGTACTCTGACGATAACACCATTTCAAGTCATTCATGTCTGTGTTCCACCGCCACACATGTGGAAACATTTTCCATTTgaactattccccatataatCGCTCTCCGTCTACTCTGTTTatgcttcccctcctcctcccccgcaATGAGTGAATAAGAAGGGTTCTTGCTTACCTCAGTCTCCCTCTGTTGGGCATCTCCAACAGGACTCTCTTCATTTGGTTTCTTCCAGGTCTTTGGTGCATCAGGAGCAGTCTGACATCCTGCAGCGAAAACAACAGCAAAGACATTTTAAAGTCGGCTATAGGCTAACGATTTACCCAAAATTGCACCCACTAAAAATCTATGACTAGATACTTTTACTAGCGGAAAATAGTGGCCTTCCTCTCAGAATAATCATGGTCACTCCAATCACTCCAGCTGTTAGTGTAAGCACTGTGATGAGCTCAGCACTGATCCTGTTTGAAACAGATTCTATAAACGTGGACAGTCTTAGTTGTGTCCAGCAGCAACATTTAACAGTTTATATATAGTATACACACAGGCATCCATGTGACATTCACACGGTCATCTGTACCCATGGTTATGTACATACCTGTAGTGGGACTCTTTCTGGAAAGGGCTTGTAGCTGTGGTTCAGGCTTGTTGTCTGGTGTTATGAATGCCTCTGTCCCTGCTTTGAGAGGGACGTCTTTAGTGTCGGCGGGCTTGCTGGCCTCCGCTGTGGCCTGCACTAGTGGTGGAAGGCCAGGGGGAGGTGCTGGAAAAGCAGGCGCAGGTTTGGAGGTCAGAGTGACTGGCACTACAGCGATGGGTGCGATAGAGTCCGTGACAGCAGGGGGGATCTCTGCTCTCACCTCACTGGGCACAGCCTCACTACAGTCTTCTCTGGAGGCCGGGGTTGAAGCCTGGGGctggggtggggagggagaggaatCTAGGGGGGAGGGCTCCTGGGCCTGGGTGTCCAGCTCAGCCCCAGTGTCAGCATGGCCATTCAAAGCTTTTGGGGTTAGGGTGGGGGAAGCAGCCAGGGTGTGTGGGGCTTCTGGAAGAGGCTCCACTGTGTTTGGGATCTGGGAATGAGTCGTGGGAGGCAGGGTCTTGGGCTCAGCTGCAGAGGGAGTGGGAGTAGCAGGCTCCACTGCAGAGGGCTGCTCAATGGGGTTGGGGCTGGCAACAGGACGAGGGGCAGGGATGGGCGCCACCATCACTGGGGCAGGAGAGGGAAGCTCTGTTTCTACAGGGGGAGATGGGGCAGTTACAGGTGCACTGGCCTCTCGCCACGCCATAGAAGGTTCTGGTTGTCCAATCCCGGGAGAGGAAGGCTTCCGGATAACCTGCTCCAATTTTGGCTTATCATATACTGGAAAAGCGAAGAGATAACACTGACATTAAACACAAAAGAGAAAATTATTTGTGCTCTCTTTACTGAGTCAACGTCTTGCTCAGGCCTCTGCTCTCAGAGCAGAGATGTATTGTgcctggagggtggaggggtgaggGTCAGACCTGGCCCTGGTTTGCTGTCTGCAGCCCCAGGCGTGGGCTGCTGCTGCTTGGAGGGCTCCAGGCTGTAGGCTGGGTGGGCCTGGCCTTGGCCCTGCTCCGGAGTCTGGCTGCCGCtcgactgctgctgctgctgcgatTTGAGGTAGAAAATGTGAGGATAATGAGGGTGCGGCCATAAAAACTAGCAACATGGAAAGACAGCCAAATAAGCACAAACGAGCACAAAAATAGATTTAAGCGGAAACAAGGAAACCAGTGGGTATGGTTAGAAATATTGGCAACGGAAAAGACGGGGGAAGACAAGAAGAGACGGCAGCCAAGGAAAGCAGGCAAGAGGGGAAAAAAGGAGGAGATGAAGACGCAAAACAATAAAGAGTGCAAGAGTAGGAGAGAATGATAGGGAAACGGAGGCACATAAGGTAAAACAAAGCAACAAAAAAAGGGAGTGTAAAAAGgacaagacagaaagagaggaaagacACACTGTTAACGTCCAAGGAGAGGACAAGGAGGAAGTGTCACAACAAAAGACTTCCCTCCACAAAATCCAGAACAAGAATTGTCAATTAAGATGATTGCCCTTTTCTATTAGAATGCATTCAGCAATGACTCCTTTTGTTTGAATAAATAAGAAAATCTTATTTCTGGATTCTTCATAGAGGGACAAAAAGCAGAAACGACATGTTCCATAACAACATTTACTGtactagaagagagggaggagatacaCTGATACATGTAGGTAGGTACTAGTAGGTATAGATGTGTAAGCCATAGATCTGTGTGTCCAAGATTAACATGATAACCAACTATGACCAATGAAATACAGTGTGTTAGGTCACTGTTGTAAAATAGCCATGGTGTCCTGTTACTCAAATTGAATAGCAAAGATTGTGAACCTAAGGCCAACCTAAGGCCAGGTGTTAGGTGCAGATCAGTGGGTCAGGGACAGTGGCTGAAGTCTATGTGGCTGGCTGTGTCTAATGCAGTATGGCAGAGAATGGATTAGACACAGACTGAGGAAAATGTTTCTGGTCTGGTGCATGGCTCTCTGTATGTCGTGGTGTCAAAGCCCTGGTGGCCTGGCCTAATTGCCCGCTCCTTCCTAACACCCAGCAGTTTGCCCTAAGCACAGGTTTTACACAGCCATGGATGAGAGGCTAATAGCTCAGCTCAGtgggtcagtgtgtgtatgtgtgtaagtgaGTGAGAGAGCATTAAGCCTAAGAGCAGGTAGCATGAGAGTAGATGTGTACTTACCTGcggaggggtgggggtggaggagggtCGTCCGACAGGGGGAGTTGGATTCCGGCTCCCTGTGCCCCCTGCCATGATCTCCTCTGTGATGTCCCTGCCTCCCTGATTGGGGTCACGGATACGGATCTGGGAGGACAATGACACAAAAGGAACGCCGTCTCACTAAAGCACCAGTGTCTCAGAGCAACCCTCCCCCAGCCATTTAAAACAGTGGAGCGTGTAATGTACAGGAGTACTGACTGAGTCTAAAGAAGCATTAATATATCTGTGACCAAACGTTTCAGACATTCTTATTAATCTTGTGCAAATGGAGAGAAAAAGCTTAACACTTGACTTTTTACGATATCTCATATTTCAGTAAAGGCATTTAAAAGGGTTTCTGGAAAGATAATGTATTTTCATGTGGGTCATCAAACTGAACAGCAAAATATATCCCCCGACTCCGGAATGAAGCCATTTTTAAAGTCATCACCCTTCCTTCCTTGACTTTTCAAAAATAAGTATATTTAACACACGTATGTTAGAATTTCGATATCACAAACATAATTTGTCTATTAAGCAGCTTTATGAAGCCATTTTCCCCCTCATTCATCGCCAGTCAGCCTGCGCAGCTGATGGCACATCAAACTACagttaactgccaaaataaagaaaacaccaaCAAAAGTGTCTTAATTAACAGCCactagaacagcttcaatgcaccttggcatagattctacaagtgtcgggaactctattggagggatgcaacaccattcttgCGTGAGAAATTcgataatttggtgttttgttgaaagTGGTGGAAAACGCAGTCCcagccactgctccagaatctcccataagtgttcaatccTCCAACTGTCACATGCAGGTAAGACGTATTGATTTATATAAAATGTGCAACCCAAgcagggatggtgttagacgggtgatgagctgtgcctggttttctccagacatagagcattgcattcagaccaaagagttacatttttgtctcatcagaccacagaatgtTTGCTACTCtgccataaagcccagattggtgaagtgctgtagagactgttgtccttctggcaggttctcccatctcagccaatgaACTCtatagttctgtcagagtggtcattgggttcttggtcacctccctgatcaaggtccttcttgccaggttgctcagtttggtcggacggccagctctaggtagaGTATGGGTAGTTACACTTTTTGTTCATTTCCCAATGAttgagaccactgtgctcttggaaactttcaacacgcTCAAAATGGTTTTACACCCTTCCCGAGATATGCCTCATGTCAATTCTCTCTCCCAAATCTACGAACAGTTCCTTGggcttcatggtatagtttctgctctgacatgcactgtcaactgtggtaccttatatAGCCAGGGGGGTTTCTCTCTAAATCGTGTCCAAACAGTTGAATTGGCCATATGGGCTCAAAATGGGGTCCCTTGAAACAAGCCCAGCTTTCTGGTGTTAAAGAGCTAGATTAAGGCCTGGCATATATTAAGGATAAGGCGcccaagtggcacagcagtctaaggcactgcaacttagtactacagtccctggttcgaatccaggctgaatcacatccggccgcgattgggagtcccatagggaggcacacaattggcccagcgtcgtccgggtttggccagggtaggccatcactgtaaataagaatttgttcttaaccgacttgcctagttaaataaaactatGAAGATAAACCCTGCTTCTACACAGAAAAACTATACTGGCAGCCTAGATCTAAATTAACCCATGTCATCCCTCATATACCTTCTCTGTAAAATAAATATTCTGTTTCAAAATGCAAGTTAAAAGGGCTGATGGATCCAGATATGTCTCTTCATCAGGGATCATTTTTCATATCCTCTCACAGAATGCATGTGGAAACAGAAGATGTGGTGCCTAACTGAGCACAGATGGCCTACGCTAGTGTGTGTATCCGTATGTGTAATGCTTACATACATAGGGAGCGTGTGATGTCTGTGTTGAGATGGCAGGTTGCTGAGATACTCACTGGTTTTTTCTCACGCTTGGCTGGTGGAGGTTGCTGCGGTGTAGGCACTATGATggggggtgagggggggtacACCTGCTGTCCTGGATAGAATTGAGGTCCGGGAGCTGTGTCAGGAAGGAGGAAGAAAAGCTGAGTATAGTGTGTGTCACTCGCTGTGTGTGTAGCTGAGGAACAAACTGAGTTGATGGGGTCTGTACAAGAAGATAATTGCACTAGAAAGGACAGATGTGTGCTTTGTGGAGTGAGACAGCTATTTTAAATCAGActggtggggtgtgtgtgagatatacacacacacacacacacacacacacacacatatatatatgtgtgtatgtgtgtgtgtgtgtgcttggcggAGACTCACCATACTGAGCAGGGTACTCCCCCGGCCCAGGGCCAGGATAGAATGTGCCAGACCCAGGCGGCTGCACTGAAAACGGCTGGGGCGGCCCCACATAGGGCGTACTGTGGCGATACTgtagagggagaaatggagggcaTAGAAGAATGGGTTAAAAGCCGCGTGGGGGAATAGGTAGAGGAATGCCTACTGGAgagcagcagcagcctggtcagtCAGTCCCACCTGTGGGATGTAGTACTGGGCAGCCtgtggggaggggaagggcatgGGGGCCATCATCATCATGGTGGGCTGGTTGGGGGGGTATACCGCCGCTGTGGGGTTCTGAGAGCCGGGCCGCAGAGATGGAGCGTTGGTGGGGATGGTTGGCCGCGCTGTCTGCATCTGAGCCCTCTGGAAAAACTGAGAggcgagagacacacacacagagaccgatATTACATGTGCGAGAACTTAGTCCCAGAGAAGCAAGAGAGGATCCACAACTTTCCCAACAGCAGTCTCATCATGCGTGTCCTGTGCAGTCTCTCATTTCAGCTTTGTGGACTCAGGGGCTCAGAGAGATGAAGCCAAGGAGAcctcagagacagagagcattATCTCTGAGGACCAGGTGTATGGCACTTCCACTTCAGCACACATTTCCCCAAGCAGCATAAACAAACCCACAGGACACGGGCCTGCAGGGTGAGTACTGACTCCTCCAGCTGGGTTGCCTCTGCCCTGATCAGAGAGAGATCAAGGTTGTGAAAGGTCTCAGAACACAGCGGTCTACCAGCGGCCTCCGCCTCCCAACCTGCTGTGGTGTTACAACAGGGCTTAGAGAGCACGGTTCCATGCTGCCAGAGTCAACCACCAACCAGCGCACAGCAACACCCTGTACCTACCACACATACTGTTACACGCCACACACGCTGACCTTATATGCAGCCACATTAGTTTACAATGCAGTATCCACAACTTTGAAATTTGCATAAATTGTTCATCTTCATGCTATATAGCAGCGGTTCCCAAACTATGGGTCACTAGTAAttgtgtctccctctgccatatggacacattgtaTCATATACAGAAAGAAAATGGCAGCAAAAGAGATCCACAAAGACATACTGCAGTAACTTTGATTGTAAAGTACATCAAACCACATCGACTGCGTGCACGCCTGTTCGCAAACTGTGTGGAGAtatgggatcagagcatgacaactTGCTATTTCACACCGAGGCCTGGTGGTTATCAACGGGGAGAATATTGGAAAGATTTTTAGAAATGAGAAACGAActggatgtaaaaaaaaacagactTGACTTGCCGATGTAACAGACATAGGCTATTTTGAGAACGGAATGCAAGCATGCAGGGGAAATACAAAAATGTTCTACagattttttacatgtattttttatttatctgttattttaccaggtaagttgactgagaacacgttctcatttgcagcaacgacctggggaatagttacaggggagaggagggggatgaatgagccaattgtaaactggggatgattaggtgactgtGATGGTTGAGGGCCAAGGTGTATGTGTATTCAGAGGAAATATTTCTTATACATACGCGAAACCATGCCCCCTTTCCTTGGCTGTGGAAGTTTCTAACAGACAACAGCAGAAGTGAGTGTCCCACAGGAGTGGCGACTGCTCACCTCCAACGCTTTGAAGAGCACTTTGGGACCTACTTCCCGGACTTGGACATGACATTTGACTGGGTGCAAAATCCgtttgactgtgatcctggctcagttgGCATGCCAGCAAGTGAAATCACAGCTGATTGAGCTGTCATGTGACTGAATGCTGCAGACAACGCATTCACAGGTCATTATGGAGGAGTTTTGGTTCCTGACTCAAAGGGAATACCTTGCCATTTCCCCCCGAGCATTAAAACTCATGTTACCCATCGCCAGCTCATATCTGCGTGAAGCTGGATTCTGTGATCTCGTCTGAATTAAAACCAAATATTGATCCAGGTTGGACGTGACAGCAGATATGAGGTGCGCACTGTCGACCACGTACACCGACGTGACATGCATCaagcacacccatctcattagtggtggtgaaaTAAGAGAATCAGAAATTATGTCAGACTGATTTGCAATTGACTGCCATAGCCAGCCATGGTTGGTGTCATGAGTATTTTCAAATTGGGTCATGGGCCAAAAAAGTTTGGTAACTCCTGCTACATAGCTAATGTAGACATAACTGGGGCCACAATGTAATATAAGGCTGTTTTGTGTTGTTCTGTTAAATGAGGTGAGGTTTTATTAACAATGTGGAAACAGAGCTCTTCTTCATGCGTCATAAAACACAGAATCAACATTTTTTTTCTCATGACTGCAGAAGTTATGTTTGCAGGAAACTAAATATCACAATCAATGGGCTGCTCAGTGCTGCCAAGCTTTTTCTGGGGAGCTCATAAAATGTTATGCAGCAATCAATGTACTCCAAGCAAGATGAAAGACTCCACACAACAGCTGTGGCCTACATCCTAATGACTAGAGCTCAAGGTTACCACAACCAGTTGACTCAGGTTCAATAATTCTTCAGCGATCAGATACCCTGAAGTATACACAATCGTTCTTTAAAATGCAGCTCCTTTCATAAAAATTAAACACTTTTGGAAAGAAGAAGTTAACAGTTCTAATATTCTGCATGCTGTTCATCTAAACTAAGCAAACATGGGAGACTAAGAATGGGGAAGAAGAATGAAGGGAAATGATTGAATGATTACAAAAAGACGTAGGAGAAAATGAGTGAGTGTGGTGTTCAGGCAGTATTATATTGTTAtgttgggggggagagagaggggttttcTACTGAGCATACTTTAGTTAAGATGATGGCCACTGGAGGGCTCGGGGGTTAGAGGTTAAAGGTAAGGG from Salvelinus fontinalis isolate EN_2023a chromosome 18, ASM2944872v1, whole genome shotgun sequence carries:
- the LOC129815154 gene encoding eukaryotic translation initiation factor 4 gamma 3-like isoform X3: MSLPTKIVPKPATVAVSGPGTVPSPSSQLRATLTSVSLPPGAPGAPQSNAVPPPQIFLNMTRPRIPRVQPSLDDRIFPTQPGVTAVYSVPRHPGPPYTAHDITKGHPNLAGTPPGHAHSPALSQVSVPTASPYRYPKGWEAGGGSPYTTGQNAGSTPLVYSPQTQQMNAQPQSRPSSMPSPSPSPPVIWNHQFATGPRPTHHQGGFRPIQFFQRAQMQTARPTIPTNAPSLRPGSQNPTAAVYPPNQPTMMMMAPMPFPSPQAAQYYIPQYRHSTPYVGPPQPFSVQPPGSGTFYPGPGPGEYPAQYAPGPQFYPGQQVYPPSPPIIVPTPQQPPPAKREKKPIRIRDPNQGGRDITEEIMAGGTGSRNPTPPVGRPSSTPTPPQFLWPHPHYPHIFYLKSQQQQQSSGSQTPEQGQGQAHPAYSLEPSKQQQPTPGAADSKPGPVYDKPKLEQVIRKPSSPGIGQPEPSMAWREASAPVTAPSPPVETELPSPAPVMVAPIPAPRPVASPNPIEQPSAVEPATPTPSAAEPKTLPPTTHSQIPNTVEPLPEAPHTLAASPTLTPKALNGHADTGAELDTQAQEPSPLDSSPSPPQPQASTPASREDCSEAVPSEVRAEIPPAVTDSIAPIAVVPVTLTSKPAPAFPAPPPGLPPLVQATAEASKPADTKDVPLKAGTEAFITPDNKPEPQLQALSRKSPTTGCQTAPDAPKTWKKPNEESPVGDAQQRETEEELKPLEEAAGDQALPPARSCSTSPPPSTAPSALEAEERPPAPEENGEAEPMRNGAGHTSETESSDSGATPGDNEGSTGAPPDLFHEDLETNGKRQYKRDFLLGFQFMAACTQKPDGLPQISDVVLDKINQNKLPTRAVESRVISRGPDFTPAFADFGRQMSGGRGGAAVSHTHSQAHQMMNMGSGARRPPPRKIILNVSANEEVQLKKAENAWKPGMKRAGPSDDPEVIITQELFRKVRSILNKLTPQMFNQLMKQVTDLTIDTEERLKGVIDLVFEKAIDEPGFSVAYGNMCRCLTTLKVPMTDKPGTTVNFRKLLLNRCQKEFERDKVDDVVFERKQKELDSAQSSDQERLRLELEEAKDKARRRSIGNIKFIGELFKLKMLTEAIMHDCVVKLLKNHDEESLECLCRLLTTIGKDLDFEKAKPRMDQYFNQMEKIVKERKTSSRIRFMLQDVIDLRLHNWVSRRADQGPKTIEQIHKEAKIEEQEEQRKVHQQLLSKDTKRRPEQQQQQREQQREQQREQRVQQRDETWNTVPMTKNSRTIDPTKIPKISKPQMDEKIQLGPRASLNWMKGSSGGAKASDSELSRSGGGGASLNRYSALQSTQSHQTTPPAQNLEYDTKRTLGSRSSAGRERSEKPLSPAPSRPGSFVRGGSAKELPESPAQSPEEPRRELESPRRPSVSEDKTEPERSSAREPVKAEPVVAQSPDRPALSEEEMERKSRAIIDEFLHINDYKEAVQCVDELDMSSQLHVFVRVGVESTLERSQITRDHMGKLLFQLVQQDILAKPQFFKGFADTLELADDMAIDIPHIWLYLAELLSPVLRDRGFSMRELFSELSKPLLPVGRAGILFSEILHILCKQMSHRKVGTLWRESGLSWSDFLPEGEDVQDFISEQKLQFTEADCSSHEAALATTALSLVVLNQQLERLLLEDMASDEQIFDWVEANLDESQMSSSPFLRALMTAVCKAAVKDESASCRVDVAIIQRRLPVLLKYLNSDTERQLQALYALQALIVTLDQPPNLLRMFFDCLYDEDVISEDAFYKWETSKDPAEELGKGVALKSVTAFFTWLREAEEESEDN